The Candidatus Dormiibacterota bacterium genome segment CGTCGGCTTCGTCCTGCTCATCGCCTGCGCCAACGTGGCCAACCTGCTCCTGGCGCGCGCCTCGACGCGCGAGAAGGAGATCGCCATCCGCCGGGCGCTGGGGGCGAGCCGACGGCGCGTGCTTCTTCAGGTGATGACCGAGAGCGCTCTCCTGTCGCTTTTCGGCGGCGGGCTGGGTCTCCTGCTCGCGGCCTGGCTGAGCGACGTCCTGCTGTCGCTCGTCCCCGCGGGCCTGCCGCGCCTGGACGAAGTGCGCCTGGACGGCACGGTGCTCGGCTTCACGCTGGCGCTGTCGCTTCTCACGGGACTCGTGTTCGGCATCGCCCCCGCCTGGCAGGCCAGCCGCTCGGACGTGCTGGAGCCGCTCAAGGAGACGGCGCGCGGCTCGAGCTCGGGGCGCGGGCAGCAGCGCTTCCGCAGCGTCCTCGTGGTCAGCGAGGTGGCGCTGGCCCTCGTCCTGCTCGCCGGCGCAGGGCTGATGGCCCGGTCGTTCGAGAGGCTCCAGGAGGTCCGGCCCGGCTTCCGACCCGGAAACGTCCTGAGCGCCCAGCTCGTCCTCCCCGAGCTCAAGTACAAGACCAAGGCGGAGATCAACTCGTTCGCCGACCGGCTGGTGGCGCGCGTCGAGGCCCTGCCGGGCGTCGAGGCGGCGGGGACGGTGAACCCGCTGCCGCTGACGCAGGAGGGCTGGCAGACCGACTACCAGATCGAAGGACGCCCGGTCCCCGCGCGCGGGGAGGCCCCCAACTCCGACTACCACGTCGTGAGCGGCGCCTATTTCAAGGCGATGGGGATCCCGCTGGTCCGCGGCCGGCTGTTCGACGACTCGGATCGCGAGGACACGACGCCGGTCGTCCTGGTGAACGAGACCCTGGCGCGCCGCTGGTGGCCTGCGGGGGACGCGGTCGGCAAGCGCATGCGCACCGGATCGGTCGATCAGCCGGGGCCGTGGATGACCGTGGCCGGAGTGGTCGGCGACGTCAGGCAGTACGGTCTCGACCAGGAGCAGAAGACGCAGTTCTACCGCACCGAGCGCCAGGTGGCGCTCCACCCCATGTCGCTGGTGCTGCGCGCCCAGGGGGACCCCGAGGCGCTGGCCTCGGCGCTGCGCGGCGCCGTCCAGTCGATCGACCCGGACCAGCCGATCTACAACGTCCGGTCGATGGACTCGCTCCTCGCGACCACGCTGGCGCCGCGCCGCCTGTCGCTCCTGCTCCTGGCGACGTTCGCGGTGACGGCGCTCGTGCTCGCGGGGGTCGGCATCTACGGTGTCCTGGCGTACTCGGTCACGCAGCGCACGCACGAGATCGGCATCCGCATGGCGCTTGGCGCCCGCCGCGCCGACGTTCTGGTCATGGTCCTGCGGCAGGGGCTCCGGCTGGTGCTGGCCGGGGCGGCGCTCGGGGTCGCCGCGGCCTTCGGCCTGACGCGCCTGATGTCGAGCCTCCTGTTCGGCGTCAGCCCGACCGACCCGGCGACGCTCGGGGCGGTCTGCCTGGTCCTGGTCGGAGTGGCGCTCCTCGCGTGCCTGGTGCCGGCGCGGCGCGCCTCGGGCGTCGACCCGATGATCGCCCTGAGGTGCGAGTGATGGCGCCCATCGTCCGCCTGCGCAACATCGAGAAGTCGTACGCCCACGGCCCGGGACGGACCTTCGTGCTGCGACGGATCAGCCTCGACATCGACAACGGGGACTTCGTGTCGATCATGGGGCCGTCGGGGGCCGGCAAGTCGACGCTGCTGCACATCCTCGGCATGCACGACTCCGCCTTCGCGGGGGAATACGACTTCATGGACGAGCCGGTGCACGCCCTGCCGCCGAAGCGGCGCGCCGAGCTCGCCAAGCAGTCCATCGGCTTCGTGTTCCAGTCGTATCACCTCCTGGACGACATGACGGTCTACGAAAACCTCGAAGTGCCGCTCACCTACAGGAACGTCAAGCGCGGCGAGCGCCAGGGCATGGTGGCCGACGTCCTGGACCGTTTCCAGATCGTCGGAAAGAAGGACCTGTATCCGAACCAGCTCTCCGGCGGGCAGCAGCAGCTCGTGGCGGTGGCCCGGGCCGTGATCGCCAACCCGAAATTGATCCTGGCCGACGAGCCGACAGGCAACCTGCACTCGTCCCAGGGGAAGGAGATCATGGAGCTGTTCAAGCGGCTGAACGACAAGGGGACGACGATCGTGCAGGTGACGCACTCCGACGTGAACGCGTCGTACGGACGGCGGATCGTCAAGCTGTCCGACGGCTGGATCGTGGACTGAGGGAGCACGGGCGATGGACGCGATCCGCCGACCCGACCCGCTGACATATCTCGTGACGGCGCTCGCCCTGCCAGCGATCGCCGTTCGCGCGAGCTTCGTCCCGGCGCGCCGGGCGACTCGCGTCGCTCTGAGGTGCGATGAGGAGGCTCTATGGAAACCCTGATGCAGGATGTGCGCTACGGCTTGCGGATGCTGCTCCGGAATCCCGGCTTCACCGTGGTGGCGGTCCTGTCGCTGGCCCTCGGAATCGGGGCCAACACGACGATCTTCACGCTGGTGAACACGGTGCTGCTCAATCCGATCCCGGTGCGCGACCCGCAGACCCTCGTGTCGATGTTCACGACGGACGAGAAGAACAAGAACAACGTGTTCAACTTCTTCGGGGTGTCGAACCCGAACTACAAGGACTATCGCGACCAGAACCGCTCGTTCGTCGAGATGGCCGCCTACGGTGGCGTGCCGATCAACCTGTCCGGCGGCGGCGAGCCGGAGCAGATCAACGGCAACATCGTGAGCGGCAATTTCTTCTCGCTCCTCGGCGTGCAGCCGGCCCTCGGCCGGTCCTTCCTGCCCGAGGAGGACAAGGTGGACGGCGCCCACCCGGTGACCCTCCTGAGCGACAAGCTGTGGAAGCGGCGCTTCGCCTCCGACGCGTCGATCGTCGGCAAGCCGATCACGCTGAACGGCCAGGCCTACACCGTCGTCGGGGTCGCCCCGCCGGGGTTCCAGGGTGTGAACACGCTCGGCGGACCCGACCTCTGGGTGCCGGTGGCGATGCACGGGCAGATCCTGAGCGGGATCTTCGCGGAGAACTACGAGGAGCGCCGGGCGCTCATCTTCAACGTCATCGCCCGCCTGAAGCCCGGTGTGACGATGAGCCAGGCGGAGGGGGAGCTCCGGACGATCGCCACGCGTCTCGAGAAGGAATACCCGACCCCGAACGGCGGCCGGAGCGTCACGCTCCTGCCGCTGTCGCAGACCACCGTCAACCCGAACATCAGGCGCGTGTTCGTAGTCGCGGGCGGGCTCCTGATGACGATCGTCGGCATCGTCCTCCTGATCGCCTGCGCCAACGTGGCCAACCTTCTCCTGGCGCGCGCCACCGCCCGCCGCAAGGAGATCGCCATCCGGCTGTCGATGGGGGCCGGGCGAATCCGCCTCGTGCGGCAATTGATGACCGAGAGCGTCGTCCTCGCCCTCCTGGGCGGGGCGGCCGGGCTGCTGGTCGCCTTCTGGGCGCGCGACCTGCTCCTGGCCTCGCGCCCGCCGCAGTTCTTCATCGGACAGATCGATCTCAATCTCGACGCACGCGTCCTCCTGTTCACGCTCCTCGTGTCGCTCCTCACCGGGATCGTGTTCGGCGTG includes the following:
- a CDS encoding ABC transporter permease, yielding METLLQDLRFSLRMLVKNPGFTAVAAITLALGIGANTAIFSVVNAVLLRPLPYRDPSRLVLMNESSKQLPDMSVSYPNYLDWRDRSRSFERIAAVQPAQYTLSGVERPERLGGWNVTADFFPTLGVTPAVGRGLTPQDDRPGAQPVALLTYGLWQRRFGGDPSVVGRALTLSGRSVAVIGVLPASFRFYYGDADLFLPLGLDADSLQERNEHPGIYVVARLRPEATAQTAFADMDAIARGLEKEHPETNSGNRVAVKLLQDDVVSILRPVLVVLAGAVGFVLLIACANVANLLLARASTREKEIAIRRALGASRRRVLLQVMTESALLSLFGGGLGLLLAAWLSDVLLSLVPAGLPRLDEVRLDGTVLGFTLALSLLTGLVFGIAPAWQASRSDVLEPLKETARGSSSGRGQQRFRSVLVVSEVALALVLLAGAGLMARSFERLQEVRPGFRPGNVLSAQLVLPELKYKTKAEINSFADRLVARVEALPGVEAAGTVNPLPLTQEGWQTDYQIEGRPVPARGEAPNSDYHVVSGAYFKAMGIPLVRGRLFDDSDREDTTPVVLVNETLARRWWPAGDAVGKRMRTGSVDQPGPWMTVAGVVGDVRQYGLDQEQKTQFYRTERQVALHPMSLVLRAQGDPEALASALRGAVQSIDPDQPIYNVRSMDSLLATTLAPRRLSLLLLATFAVTALVLAGVGIYGVLAYSVTQRTHEIGIRMALGARRADVLVMVLRQGLRLVLAGAALGVAAAFGLTRLMSSLLFGVSPTDPATLGAVCLVLVGVALLACLVPARRASGVDPMIALRCE
- a CDS encoding ABC transporter ATP-binding protein, which gives rise to MVRLRNIEKSYAHGPGRTFVLRRISLDIDNGDFVSIMGPSGAGKSTLLHILGMHDSAFAGEYDFMDEPVHALPPKRRAELAKQSIGFVFQSYHLLDDMTVYENLEVPLTYRNVKRGERQGMVADVLDRFQIVGKKDLYPNQLSGGQQQLVAVARAVIANPKLILADEPTGNLHSSQGKEIMELFKRLNDKGTTIVQVTHSDVNASYGRRIVKLSDGWIVD